The following proteins come from a genomic window of Yinghuangia sp. ASG 101:
- the pyrR gene encoding bifunctional pyr operon transcriptional regulator/uracil phosphoribosyltransferase PyrR — MTKATPERPGALDPATARAVLDASDIARVLTRVAHEIVERAKGADDVVLLGIPTRGVALARRLAARLEDIEDVKVPVGALDITMYRDDLRLRPARALERTDIPAAGIDGRLVVLVDDVLFSGRTIRAALDALNDIGRPRAVQLAVLVDRGHRELPIRADYVGKNLPTSLREKVQVLLEEHDGRDAVLLGTRGDAVEVARTRPKESTESQEAEETL; from the coding sequence ATGACCAAGGCCACACCCGAGCGCCCCGGCGCTCTCGACCCGGCGACCGCCCGGGCCGTCCTGGACGCTTCCGACATCGCCCGGGTCCTCACCCGGGTCGCCCACGAGATCGTCGAACGCGCCAAGGGCGCCGACGACGTCGTCCTCCTCGGCATCCCCACCCGCGGCGTCGCCCTCGCCCGCCGGCTCGCCGCCCGCCTCGAGGACATCGAGGACGTGAAGGTCCCCGTCGGCGCCCTCGACATCACGATGTACCGCGACGACCTGCGGCTGCGCCCCGCCCGCGCCCTGGAGCGCACCGACATCCCCGCCGCGGGCATCGACGGCAGGCTCGTCGTCCTCGTCGACGACGTGCTGTTCTCCGGCCGCACCATCCGCGCCGCGCTCGACGCCCTCAACGACATCGGCCGCCCGCGCGCCGTGCAGCTGGCCGTCCTCGTCGACCGCGGCCACCGTGAGCTGCCCATCCGCGCCGACTACGTGGGCAAGAACCTCCCCACCTCCCTGCGCGAGAAGGTCCAGGTCCTGCTGGAGGAGCACGACGGCCGCGACGCCGTCCTCCTCGGCACACGCGGCGACGCCGTCGAGGTCGCCCGGACGCGGCCGAAGGAATCCACGGAATCCCAGGAAGCTGAAGAAACCCTGTGA
- the bldD gene encoding transcriptional regulator BldD has product MSSDYAKQLGAKLRAIRTQQGLSLHGVEEKSQGRWKAVVVGSYERGDRAVTVQRLAELADFYGVPVQELLPGGTPNGAAEPPPRLVLDLERLAQVPSDKAGPLQRYAATIQSQRGDYNGKVLSIRQDDLRTLAVIYDQSPSVLTEQLISWGVLNPEARRAVDTTPSV; this is encoded by the coding sequence ATGTCCAGCGACTACGCCAAGCAGCTCGGGGCGAAACTCCGCGCCATCCGTACCCAGCAGGGCCTGTCCCTGCACGGTGTGGAGGAGAAGTCCCAAGGGCGCTGGAAGGCCGTCGTCGTCGGCTCGTACGAGCGCGGCGACCGCGCCGTCACGGTGCAGCGCCTCGCCGAGCTCGCCGACTTCTACGGTGTTCCGGTGCAGGAACTGCTGCCCGGCGGCACGCCGAACGGCGCCGCCGAGCCGCCTCCGCGCCTTGTTCTCGACCTCGAACGTCTCGCCCAGGTCCCGTCCGACAAGGCGGGTCCCCTGCAGCGCTACGCCGCAACGATCCAGAGCCAGCGCGGCGACTACAACGGCAAGGTGCTGTCGATCCGCCAGGACGACCTCCGCACGCTCGCCGTGATCTACGACCAGTCGCCCAGCGTGCTCACCGAGCAGCTCATCAGCTGGGGTGTCCTCAACCCGGAGGCCCGGCGCGCGGTCGACACCACGCCGAGTGTCTGA
- a CDS encoding LacI family DNA-binding transcriptional regulator, whose product MSLPEPRRKPPTSADVARVAGVSRSTVSYVLNSPPGARVSAETRERVLKAVREIGYAPSAPARSLRSGTSDIVLFPLPVQPMGQPLEQFIDELTEGLRRQDLNLLIHGDRRARGVDAARTWAALRPLAVLAEANRLSDEGVKVLRRAGVRAIFAWGRERHPGVPTAIFDNRDTGALAIRHLAARGHRRMACLVPSGPLAALAGERWEGAKSAAEEAGCSLERVDVGYVRDDVLALVRDWQRRTSPPTAVFAGNDDFALMIMSALRECGWSVPDDVAVVGADDLPFCELVWPRLTSVTMHTRTMGGGAADALTAFVSGRAYKHLDHMVVHPRVVVRESG is encoded by the coding sequence GTGAGCCTTCCCGAGCCCCGGCGCAAGCCCCCCACCAGCGCCGACGTCGCCCGTGTCGCGGGAGTGTCGCGGTCGACCGTGTCGTACGTCCTGAATTCGCCCCCCGGCGCGCGGGTCAGCGCCGAAACGCGCGAACGCGTTCTCAAGGCGGTCCGGGAGATCGGCTACGCCCCCAGCGCCCCCGCGCGTTCGCTGCGTTCGGGCACCAGCGACATCGTCCTGTTCCCGCTGCCCGTGCAGCCGATGGGGCAGCCGCTGGAGCAGTTCATCGACGAACTCACCGAGGGGCTGCGCCGCCAGGACCTCAACCTGCTCATCCACGGCGACCGGCGCGCCCGAGGGGTGGACGCGGCGCGCACCTGGGCCGCGCTGCGTCCGCTCGCGGTGCTGGCCGAGGCCAACCGGCTCAGCGACGAGGGCGTCAAGGTGCTGCGCCGGGCCGGTGTCCGGGCGATCTTCGCGTGGGGGCGCGAGCGGCACCCGGGCGTGCCGACCGCGATCTTCGACAACCGCGACACCGGCGCGCTCGCGATCCGCCACCTCGCGGCGCGCGGCCACCGGCGCATGGCCTGCCTGGTGCCGTCCGGGCCGCTCGCCGCCCTCGCCGGCGAGCGCTGGGAGGGCGCGAAGTCGGCGGCGGAGGAAGCCGGTTGCTCCCTCGAACGCGTCGACGTCGGGTACGTCCGCGACGACGTCCTCGCCCTCGTACGCGACTGGCAGCGCCGGACGAGCCCGCCGACGGCGGTCTTCGCGGGCAACGACGACTTCGCGCTGATGATCATGTCCGCACTCCGCGAGTGCGGCTGGTCGGTTCCCGACGACGTCGCCGTGGTCGGCGCGGACGACCTGCCGTTCTGCGAACTGGTCTGGCCCCGCCTGACGAGCGTCACGATGCACACCCGCACGATGGGCGGCGGCGCCGCCGACGCGCTGACGGCCTTCGTGTCCGGGCGGGCCTACAAGCACCTCGACCATATGGTGGTGCACCCGCGTGTCGTCGTCCGCGAGTCCGGCTGA
- a CDS encoding MarR family winged helix-turn-helix transcriptional regulator — MHQDAVAGAQSGSELVTLLVGAVRGISQVFIDRMTAAGFDDVRPTHGFALTLVGDHGTTATELGRRLGMTKQSAGEVVTHLARQGYVERRPDPEDRRARRITLTERGRECVEIIWAELADVQGAWADAVGPTGLEELTTGLRKGLRTLRDDGRIPEGLRQAWWWSV; from the coding sequence GTGCATCAGGACGCGGTCGCCGGAGCCCAATCCGGGTCGGAACTCGTGACTCTGCTCGTCGGCGCCGTGCGCGGCATAAGCCAGGTCTTCATCGACCGCATGACCGCCGCGGGCTTCGACGACGTGCGACCCACCCACGGCTTCGCCCTCACCCTCGTCGGCGACCACGGCACCACCGCCACCGAACTCGGCCGCCGCCTGGGCATGACCAAGCAGTCCGCCGGCGAGGTCGTGACCCACCTGGCCCGCCAGGGCTATGTCGAACGCCGGCCGGATCCCGAGGACCGCCGGGCCCGCCGCATCACCCTGACCGAGCGCGGGCGCGAATGCGTCGAGATCATCTGGGCCGAGCTGGCCGACGTCCAGGGGGCCTGGGCGGACGCGGTCGGCCCGACCGGCCTGGAGGAGCTGACCACCGGGCTGCGCAAGGGCCTGCGGACGCTGCGCGACGACGGGCGGATCCCCGAGGGCCTGCGGCAGGCGTGGTGGTGGTCCGTGTGA
- a CDS encoding DUF202 domain-containing protein → MSAGEAARAPVDPGLQPERTRLAWSRTALAFLANGGLVLHAGHRADHRAWLLPGAAVIALSALVYAVGELRYRRVGAAVRANTPVAGAALVATAAAAAVFTALMAVVAMAAGS, encoded by the coding sequence GTGAGCGCCGGCGAAGCCGCGCGCGCCCCCGTCGACCCGGGGCTGCAGCCCGAGCGCACCCGGCTCGCGTGGTCGCGGACGGCACTGGCGTTCCTCGCCAACGGCGGGCTCGTGCTGCACGCCGGACACCGTGCGGACCACCGGGCCTGGCTGCTGCCGGGTGCCGCGGTGATCGCGCTGTCGGCGCTGGTGTACGCGGTGGGGGAGCTGCGCTACCGCCGGGTCGGGGCGGCGGTGCGCGCGAACACGCCGGTGGCCGGGGCCGCGTTGGTCGCGACGGCCGCCGCGGCGGCGGTGTTCACGGCGCTGATGGCGGTCGTGGCGATGGCGGCCGGGAGCTGA
- a CDS encoding YidH family protein yields MVNEWRRRLRLREVGDEPDYRFTLANERTFLAWIRTALSLLAGGVAVVQFLPDLGPHGLRLVLGFILVAIAAMLAGTAYRRWFRVERAMRLGQALPGTPMPLMLSVGVAAVIVVSVVLMAVA; encoded by the coding sequence ATGGTCAACGAGTGGCGGCGCCGTCTCCGATTGCGTGAGGTCGGGGACGAACCCGACTACCGTTTCACGCTCGCCAACGAACGCACGTTCCTCGCCTGGATCCGCACCGCGCTGTCGCTGCTCGCGGGCGGCGTCGCGGTCGTGCAGTTCCTCCCCGACCTGGGGCCGCACGGCCTGCGGCTGGTTCTCGGGTTCATCCTCGTCGCCATCGCGGCGATGCTGGCCGGGACGGCGTACCGCCGGTGGTTCCGGGTCGAGCGCGCGATGCGCCTCGGGCAGGCGCTGCCCGGCACGCCGATGCCGCTCATGCTGTCGGTGGGCGTCGCGGCGGTCATCGTCGTCAGCGTCGTCCTGATGGCCGTCGCGTGA
- a CDS encoding MFS transporter, which yields MDSAAGSDGVPPSPVVFAPLPRVVRIGYGLGSFGTGIFGAVPGLLLLFYLTDVLGVAPLLAGVVVFLPKAWDALANPYVGSLSDRTDHRWGPRRPWMLGGALTLPFLFAAMFAGPPLTGNWAALYVGGMYVLAATSFAAFQVPYIAMPAEITADHHERTRVMSWRVAFLSFAILLAGGVAPLIAGHSGDDDPGTVQGYRIMGLTLGVLLMAGMLAAFFTTSRARSVVPAVPGERSILRQLAIARTNRSFMTLLGMYVIQATGAGAMLAGVQYFSTYILDDSSATTGLFAALVLPSIVAMPFWSRAALRFGKRDSAFAASCCFLVAALAMTSAGHVPVGVVYGITAVAGVGYAGMQMLPMSMIADAVAADAMTTGKRRAGVFTGVWTAGEMLGLALGAGVFAAVLQIAGFVSSEADHRVPQPDSALTGVLLGFTLLPAVLLVASMPFILRYDLTEEKLAALRDRHAAVPPQVARTAPVARVEEDPA from the coding sequence ATGGATTCCGCCGCCGGATCCGACGGCGTCCCGCCGTCGCCGGTTGTCTTCGCGCCTCTGCCGCGCGTCGTCCGCATCGGCTACGGGCTCGGCTCCTTCGGCACCGGCATCTTCGGTGCGGTGCCCGGGCTGCTGCTGCTCTTCTACCTCACCGACGTCCTGGGCGTGGCGCCCCTGCTCGCGGGTGTCGTGGTGTTCCTGCCGAAGGCGTGGGACGCGCTGGCCAATCCGTACGTCGGTAGTCTGTCCGACCGCACCGACCACCGCTGGGGCCCGCGCCGGCCGTGGATGCTCGGCGGAGCGCTGACGCTGCCGTTCCTGTTCGCGGCGATGTTCGCCGGCCCGCCGCTGACCGGGAACTGGGCGGCCCTGTATGTCGGCGGGATGTACGTGCTGGCGGCGACGTCGTTCGCGGCGTTCCAGGTGCCCTACATCGCGATGCCGGCGGAGATCACCGCGGACCACCACGAACGCACGCGCGTCATGTCGTGGCGGGTCGCCTTCCTGTCGTTCGCCATCCTCCTGGCCGGCGGTGTCGCCCCGCTGATCGCCGGCCACTCCGGCGACGACGACCCCGGGACCGTGCAGGGGTACCGGATCATGGGCCTCACGTTGGGCGTGCTGCTGATGGCCGGGATGCTGGCCGCGTTCTTCACCACGTCGCGGGCCCGCAGCGTCGTGCCGGCCGTTCCGGGGGAGCGGTCGATCCTGCGGCAGTTGGCGATCGCCCGGACGAACCGTTCCTTCATGACCCTTCTGGGCATGTACGTCATCCAGGCGACCGGCGCGGGCGCGATGCTCGCGGGCGTGCAGTACTTCTCCACCTACATCCTCGACGATTCCTCCGCGACCACCGGGCTGTTCGCGGCGCTGGTGCTGCCGTCCATCGTCGCGATGCCGTTCTGGTCCCGGGCCGCGCTGCGCTTCGGCAAGCGCGACTCCGCGTTCGCCGCGTCGTGTTGCTTCCTGGTCGCGGCGCTGGCGATGACGTCGGCCGGCCACGTGCCGGTCGGGGTCGTGTACGGCATCACCGCCGTCGCGGGCGTCGGCTACGCGGGCATGCAGATGCTGCCGATGTCGATGATCGCCGACGCGGTCGCCGCCGACGCGATGACCACCGGGAAGCGCCGCGCGGGGGTGTTCACCGGGGTGTGGACCGCCGGGGAGATGCTCGGACTGGCGTTGGGCGCCGGGGTGTTCGCGGCCGTGCTGCAGATCGCCGGCTTCGTCTCGTCGGAGGCCGACCACCGCGTGCCGCAACCGGACAGCGCGCTGACCGGGGTGCTGCTCGGCTTCACGCTGCTGCCCGCCGTGCTGCTCGTGGCGAGCATGCCGTTCATCCTGCGCTACGACCTCACCGAGGAGAAGCTGGCGGCCCTGCGGGACCGGCACGCCGCCGTCCCGCCGCAGGTCGCGCGGACCGCGCCGGTGGCCCGCGTGGAGGAGGACCCGGCCTGA
- the nusB gene encoding transcription antitermination factor NusB: MAGARTKTRRRALQILFEADQRGGDPVTVLADWVGRSRKDVDSPPVAEYTMQLVEGVREHRARIDDLISTYAVGWSMDRMPTVDRNVLRLGVYELLWEEGVPDAVVIDEAVELAKEFSTDDSPQFVNGLLARLKDLKPTLQR, translated from the coding sequence GTGGCCGGTGCCCGGACCAAGACCCGCCGTCGTGCGCTGCAGATTCTCTTCGAGGCGGACCAGCGCGGCGGGGACCCGGTGACGGTGCTCGCGGACTGGGTGGGGCGTTCGCGCAAGGACGTCGACAGCCCGCCGGTGGCCGAATACACGATGCAGCTGGTCGAGGGCGTGCGGGAGCACAGGGCCCGGATCGACGACCTGATCTCGACGTACGCCGTCGGCTGGTCGATGGACCGCATGCCCACGGTCGACCGCAATGTCCTGCGGCTGGGCGTGTACGAGCTGCTGTGGGAAGAGGGCGTGCCCGACGCCGTGGTGATCGACGAGGCCGTCGAGCTGGCCAAGGAGTTCTCCACCGACGACTCCCCGCAGTTCGTCAACGGCCTGCTGGCCCGGCTGAAGGACCTGAAGCCCACACTCCAGCGCTGA
- the efp gene encoding elongation factor P, with protein MATTNDLKNGMVLKLDGGQLWSVVEFQHVKPGKGPAFVRTKLKNVMSGKTVDKTFNAGIKVETANVDRRGMQFSYKDGADFVFMDTETYDQLPVSPDVVGDAANYLLEGFDATVAMYEGSALYVELPASVELTIKYTEPGVQGDRSTGGTKPAELETGYEIAVPLFITTGEKVKVDTRSGDYLGRVNN; from the coding sequence GTGGCCACGACCAACGACCTGAAGAACGGCATGGTGCTCAAACTCGACGGTGGACAGCTTTGGTCCGTCGTGGAGTTCCAGCACGTCAAGCCGGGCAAAGGCCCCGCTTTCGTCCGTACCAAGCTCAAGAACGTGATGTCCGGCAAGACCGTCGACAAGACGTTCAACGCCGGCATCAAGGTCGAAACGGCCAATGTCGACCGCCGCGGCATGCAGTTCTCGTACAAGGACGGCGCCGACTTCGTGTTCATGGACACGGAGACCTATGACCAGCTGCCGGTCAGCCCGGACGTCGTCGGCGACGCGGCGAACTATCTGCTGGAGGGCTTCGACGCCACCGTCGCGATGTACGAGGGCTCGGCGCTCTACGTCGAGCTGCCGGCCTCGGTCGAGCTGACGATCAAGTACACCGAGCCGGGCGTGCAGGGCGACCGCTCCACGGGCGGCACGAAGCCGGCCGAGCTGGAGACGGGGTACGAGATCGCCGTCCCGCTCTTCATCACGACCGGTGAGAAGGTCAAGGTCGACACGCGTTCCGGTGACTACCTGGGCCGTGTGAACAACTAG
- a CDS encoding M24 family metallopeptidase codes for MPEAHAVRRERLRSRVAVSGADAALITNLVNVRYLTGFTGSNAALLVHAAREDGASGRPGVVLATDGRYVTQAAEQSPDVEVLETRQVAPALAKRAAEEKVRRLAVEEHAVTVEMHRKLGGAAEGTALVALGRVVEELRRVKDADEIATLRIACEIGDQAIAEMIESILVGRTERHIALELERRMADHGADSPAFPTIVASGPHSAIPHHSPGDRRVEDGDFLKIDFGACYRGYHADMTRTFVIGNEPADWQVEVYDVVFAAQKAGREALAPGVETAAVHRAAQAVIDAAGYKEYFPHGLGHGVGLEIHEDPRMGPETDGKLDACMPVTVEPGIYLPGRGGVRIEDTLVVRPPEDGGPELLTITTKELLVL; via the coding sequence ATGCCCGAGGCCCACGCCGTCCGTCGTGAGCGGCTGCGCTCCCGCGTTGCCGTGAGCGGCGCGGACGCCGCACTGATCACGAATCTCGTCAATGTGCGGTACCTGACCGGGTTCACCGGTTCGAACGCCGCCCTCCTGGTGCACGCCGCACGGGAGGACGGCGCGTCGGGCAGACCGGGGGTGGTCCTGGCCACCGACGGCCGCTACGTCACCCAGGCCGCCGAGCAGTCGCCCGACGTCGAGGTCCTGGAGACCCGGCAGGTCGCGCCCGCGCTGGCGAAGCGCGCCGCCGAGGAGAAGGTGCGCCGGCTCGCGGTGGAGGAGCACGCGGTCACCGTCGAGATGCACCGCAAACTCGGCGGAGCCGCGGAGGGCACGGCGCTGGTCGCCCTGGGCCGGGTGGTCGAGGAGTTGCGGCGGGTCAAGGACGCCGACGAGATCGCGACCCTGCGCATCGCCTGCGAGATCGGCGACCAGGCGATCGCGGAGATGATCGAGTCGATCCTGGTCGGGCGTACCGAGCGGCACATCGCGCTGGAGCTGGAACGCCGGATGGCCGACCACGGCGCGGACTCCCCGGCGTTCCCGACGATAGTCGCCTCGGGGCCGCATTCGGCCATCCCGCACCACTCGCCGGGGGACCGCCGGGTCGAGGACGGCGATTTCCTCAAGATCGATTTCGGCGCGTGCTACCGGGGCTACCACGCCGACATGACCCGGACGTTCGTGATCGGCAACGAGCCGGCCGACTGGCAGGTCGAGGTGTACGACGTGGTCTTCGCGGCGCAGAAGGCGGGCCGCGAGGCGCTCGCGCCCGGGGTGGAGACGGCCGCCGTGCACCGGGCGGCGCAGGCGGTGATCGACGCGGCGGGCTACAAGGAGTACTTCCCGCACGGGCTCGGGCACGGGGTCGGGCTGGAGATCCACGAGGACCCGCGCATGGGCCCGGAGACGGACGGTAAGCTGGACGCTTGCATGCCGGTCACCGTCGAGCCGGGGATCTACCTTCCCGGCCGCGGCGGCGTCCGCATCGAGGACACCCTTGTGGTCCGTCCGCCCGAGGACGGCGGGCCGGAGCTACTGACCATCACGACCAAGGAATTGCTCGTTCTGTAG
- a CDS encoding trypsin-like serine peptidase, whose amino-acid sequence MHIGETGETGDNDGVGAGDQGDPGDPDGYARQVAQMRAAAARHNASRDQRDAIAARRAEGMRFPDTREELERRARRLLASLGRVAERSGTRAAPADAIAEDERVIGDSRDFQSVTFLARGVRASATVGRIWLRVGGRLQPCATGFLVAPRLLLTNHHVFPDAASAEDAYVEFGADAGPDDMPTATVAYDFAPTAFFASDDGLDYALVALAPGSDGRAAGEAFGWNRLDPSVGKHVIGDPVNIVGHPSGRLKEICIRDNELLVRLDEFLHYKTDTEPGNSGSPVFNDQWEVIALHHRGVPATDDQGRLLNTDGGLWTSAQGDAAVKWIANEGTRISAVLRHVVAHTPPELREILAELGPAAGAPATEPAATPPTPPAPAGTATAVPATGAAIPAPASAPPTTAEPASPVIPPPASAPPTTADPQAAVPAAPSTPPTHSAGSTDSMAAPATPAAGAAVPPPASAAPTTAVDSPAAVPAAPTTSPTNAAGAAGAAGAAGAAGDPATPAAGTAVPAAASAASVAGAAVPEAPAAAPVADAAVPAAPGAAPAVSAAAAAGVPGPPAAAPADPANSSVAPPSSSSVAGAVSAEPSGARVPSPRVAEAVPVLTGLPGRADAFGAGRALVFLHGRSQQGHAPEALRGSWTAGLNHGLDRLGYAAIDAADVFFPYYGDRLAEALRTQETVGTTFDAVADDPEAAAAPASDSARELYGHLLDRAARQSGMPDAASPREDEGLGLPGAVVRLTRRPLEWLARHSGLDRLVIARAFRDVALYLDDGRIRDDVLACVRETVPATGGIVLVAHSLGTVVGMDLLATRAESPDATGLITVGSPLGLDTVYDRLLTRGPHCPPRVSSWFNAWAPADAVAIGCPLREQWTGVTGESSVDNPRDAAHDIDEYLAHPEVAGAIAERLGLARR is encoded by the coding sequence ATGCACATCGGCGAGACCGGCGAGACCGGCGACAACGACGGCGTCGGCGCGGGCGATCAGGGCGATCCGGGCGATCCGGACGGCTACGCGCGCCAGGTCGCCCAGATGCGGGCCGCGGCGGCCCGGCACAACGCGTCCCGCGATCAGCGCGACGCCATCGCGGCGCGACGTGCCGAGGGCATGCGCTTTCCGGACACCCGCGAGGAGTTGGAACGCCGGGCCCGCCGCCTGCTGGCGTCACTCGGGCGCGTCGCCGAGAGGTCGGGGACCCGCGCGGCTCCCGCGGACGCGATCGCCGAGGACGAACGGGTCATCGGGGATTCGCGTGACTTCCAGTCCGTCACGTTCCTCGCACGCGGCGTGCGGGCGAGTGCCACGGTCGGGCGGATCTGGCTCCGGGTCGGCGGGCGCCTCCAACCGTGCGCCACCGGGTTCCTGGTCGCGCCGCGCCTGCTGCTGACGAACCATCACGTCTTTCCGGACGCCGCGAGTGCCGAGGACGCGTACGTCGAATTCGGCGCGGACGCCGGTCCGGACGACATGCCGACCGCCACCGTCGCGTACGACTTCGCGCCGACCGCGTTCTTCGCGTCCGACGACGGGCTCGACTACGCGCTCGTCGCGCTCGCCCCGGGGTCCGACGGCCGGGCGGCGGGCGAGGCGTTCGGGTGGAACCGGCTGGATCCCTCGGTCGGCAAGCACGTCATCGGCGACCCGGTCAACATCGTCGGCCACCCCTCGGGCCGGTTGAAGGAGATCTGCATCCGGGACAACGAACTCCTCGTGCGCCTCGACGAGTTCCTGCACTACAAAACCGACACCGAGCCCGGCAACTCCGGCTCGCCGGTGTTCAACGACCAGTGGGAGGTCATCGCCCTCCACCACCGCGGCGTACCGGCGACCGACGACCAAGGCCGCCTGCTCAACACCGACGGCGGGCTGTGGACCAGCGCGCAGGGCGACGCCGCGGTCAAGTGGATCGCCAACGAGGGCACCCGCATCAGCGCCGTGCTCCGCCACGTCGTCGCACACACCCCACCCGAACTCCGGGAAATCCTGGCCGAACTCGGCCCGGCGGCCGGAGCCCCGGCAACGGAACCCGCGGCGACTCCGCCCACGCCCCCGGCGCCCGCGGGCACGGCCACGGCCGTCCCGGCGACAGGCGCGGCGATCCCCGCACCGGCGAGCGCGCCTCCGACGACGGCCGAACCCGCGAGTCCGGTGATTCCCCCTCCCGCGAGCGCGCCTCCCACCACGGCGGACCCACAGGCAGCGGTTCCGGCCGCACCGAGCACACCACCAACGCACTCGGCGGGTTCGACCGACTCGATGGCCGCCCCGGCAACTCCGGCGGCAGGCGCGGCGGTTCCTCCACCCGCGAGCGCGGCTCCCACGACGGCAGTGGACTCGCCGGCAGCGGTTCCGGCCGCACCGACCACGTCACCAACGAACGCGGCGGGCGCGGCGGGCGCGGCGGGCGCGGCGGGCGCGGCGGGCGACCCGGCAACTCCGGCGGCAGGCACGGCGGTTCCGGCAGCCGCGAGCGCGGCCTCGGTGGCGGGGGCGGCCGTCCCGGAGGCGCCGGCTGCGGCTCCGGTGGCGGATGCGGCGGTTCCCGCGGCCCCCGGCGCGGCTCCGGCGGTGTCGGCTGCTGCGGCTGCGGGCGTCCCCGGGCCCCCGGCCGCCGCACCGGCCGATCCCGCGAATTCCTCGGTCGCGCCGCCGTCTTCGTCGTCGGTGGCGGGAGCCGTGTCGGCGGAGCCGTCGGGTGCGCGGGTTCCGTCGCCGCGCGTCGCGGAGGCCGTTCCGGTGCTCACCGGGCTTCCCGGGCGGGCGGACGCGTTCGGCGCGGGACGTGCGCTGGTGTTCCTGCACGGCCGCAGTCAGCAGGGGCACGCGCCCGAGGCGCTGCGTGGCTCGTGGACGGCCGGGCTCAACCACGGACTCGACCGACTCGGTTACGCCGCGATCGACGCCGCCGACGTGTTCTTCCCGTACTACGGCGACCGGCTCGCCGAAGCGCTGCGGACACAGGAGACCGTCGGCACGACGTTCGACGCCGTCGCCGACGACCCCGAGGCCGCAGCCGCACCGGCGTCCGACTCGGCCCGCGAGCTTTACGGACACCTGCTGGACCGCGCCGCGCGGCAATCGGGCATGCCCGACGCCGCTTCACCGCGGGAGGACGAAGGGCTGGGGCTGCCGGGCGCCGTGGTGCGCCTCACCCGTCGTCCGCTGGAGTGGCTCGCCCGGCACTCGGGTCTGGACCGCCTGGTCATCGCGAGGGCGTTCCGCGACGTCGCGCTGTATCTCGACGACGGGCGGATCCGTGACGACGTTCTTGCCTGCGTCCGTGAGACGGTCCCCGCGACCGGCGGCATCGTCCTGGTGGCGCACAGTCTCGGCACGGTGGTCGGGATGGACCTGCTCGCCACGCGGGCCGAGAGCCCCGACGCCACCGGCCTGATCACCGTCGGTTCGCCCCTCGGCCTGGACACCGTCTACGACCGGCTTCTGACCCGCGGCCCGCACTGCCCACCGCGTGTGTCGTCGTGGTTCAACGCGTGGGCGCCGGCCGACGCCGTCGCGATCGGGTGCCCGTTGCGCGAGCAATGGACGGGTGTCACCGGCGAGTCCTCGGTCGACAACCCCCGCGACGCCGCCCACGACATCGACGAGTATCTGGCCCACCCGGAAGTCGCCGGGGCGATCGCCGAACGCCTGGGCCTCGCTCGCCGCTAG
- the aroQ gene encoding type II 3-dehydroquinate dehydratase has product MTVTDVLVLNGPNLGRLGSREPDVYGSTSYAGLVAACEKTGAQLGFAVEVRETNDEAEMIRWIHRAADERTPVVINPGAFTHYSYALRDAIAQRTAPVIEVHISNPYAREEFRHTSVIAAVATGTVAGFGIGSYRLALRALADELDT; this is encoded by the coding sequence GTGACCGTGACCGACGTCCTCGTGCTCAACGGCCCCAACCTCGGCCGCCTCGGCAGCCGCGAGCCGGACGTGTACGGCTCGACGTCGTACGCCGGGCTCGTCGCGGCGTGCGAGAAGACCGGCGCGCAACTCGGCTTCGCGGTCGAGGTGCGGGAGACCAACGACGAAGCCGAGATGATCCGCTGGATCCACCGGGCGGCCGACGAGCGCACGCCCGTCGTCATCAACCCCGGTGCGTTCACGCACTATTCGTACGCGTTGCGGGACGCGATCGCGCAGCGCACGGCGCCCGTGATCGAGGTGCACATCTCGAACCCGTACGCACGCGAGGAGTTCCGGCACACCAGCGTCATCGCCGCGGTCGCCACCGGTACGGTCGCGGGCTTCGGGATCGGCTCGTACCGCTTGGCCCTTCGCGCCCTCGCGGACGAACTCGACACCTGA